From the genome of Actinacidiphila yeochonensis CN732, one region includes:
- a CDS encoding ATP-binding protein: protein MRAEAAAVLEPLWQGILAPERLAAADGATCGLPASPESVREARRFIGSTLQRWDATALRESIELVASELVTNALRYAVPIGTPGSPVRLSLVRWSSRVVCAVGDPSTVPPIAKDPDFVAETGRGLHLVESFSESWGWHPLTETGKVVWALFLAPAGSAL from the coding sequence ATGAGAGCAGAGGCAGCAGCGGTACTGGAACCGTTATGGCAGGGAATCCTCGCGCCCGAGCGCCTCGCGGCCGCCGACGGAGCCACGTGCGGACTGCCCGCGTCACCCGAGTCGGTACGTGAGGCCCGCCGTTTCATCGGTTCCACCCTCCAGCGATGGGACGCCACCGCGCTGCGCGAGTCCATCGAACTGGTCGCCTCCGAACTGGTCACCAACGCGCTGCGGTACGCCGTGCCCATCGGCACGCCCGGGTCCCCGGTGCGCCTCAGCCTGGTCCGGTGGAGTTCGCGCGTCGTGTGCGCGGTGGGCGACCCCAGTACGGTGCCGCCGATCGCCAAGGACCCGGACTTCGTCGCCGAGACCGGCCGCGGGCTGCACCTGGTGGAGTCCTTCAGCGAGAGCTGGGGCTGGCACCCGCTCACCGAGACCGGAAAGGTGGTCTGGGCGCTCTTCCTCGCACCCGCGGGGAGCGCGCTGTGA
- a CDS encoding helix-turn-helix domain-containing protein: protein MSAGQPGGGSIVRRMLLGAQLRRLRESRGITREEAAYLIRASESKISRMELGRVSFKERDVADLLTLYGVAEEAQRQPLLGLVREANAAGWWHGYSEAMPSWFQTYVGLEESAALIRTFEVQFVHGLLQTEEYTRAVVRLGHPDAPESSVEKRVGLRLERQKLLVSERAPRFVSVMDEGALRRSFGGREVMRGQVRHLLDTAEAENIDVRVLPFTTGGHAAGGGAFTLLGFPDSDLPDLVYLEQLTGALYVDKPDDVREYTKAMGILDGAALTPAQSLDWLREFQREL from the coding sequence ATGAGCGCAGGACAGCCGGGAGGCGGGTCCATCGTGCGGCGCATGCTGCTCGGAGCGCAGCTGCGGCGGCTGCGGGAGAGCAGGGGTATCACCCGGGAGGAGGCCGCCTATCTCATCAGGGCGTCCGAATCCAAGATCAGCAGAATGGAGTTGGGCCGGGTCAGCTTCAAGGAGCGTGACGTAGCCGACCTGTTGACGCTGTACGGAGTGGCGGAGGAGGCGCAGCGCCAGCCGCTGCTCGGGCTGGTCCGCGAGGCCAACGCGGCCGGGTGGTGGCACGGTTACTCCGAGGCCATGCCGTCGTGGTTCCAGACGTACGTCGGGCTGGAGGAGTCGGCCGCCCTCATCCGCACCTTCGAGGTCCAGTTCGTGCACGGCCTCCTCCAGACCGAGGAGTACACCCGGGCGGTGGTCCGGCTCGGTCATCCCGACGCGCCCGAGTCGTCGGTGGAGAAGCGGGTCGGCCTGCGCCTGGAGCGGCAGAAGCTCCTCGTCTCCGAACGGGCGCCCCGCTTCGTGTCGGTGATGGACGAGGGCGCGCTGCGCCGGTCGTTCGGCGGCCGCGAGGTGATGCGGGGGCAGGTGCGGCACCTGCTGGACACGGCCGAGGCGGAGAACATCGACGTCCGCGTCCTGCCCTTCACCACCGGCGGCCACGCGGCCGGCGGCGGCGCCTTCACCCTGCTGGGCTTCCCCGACTCCGACCTCCCCGACCTCGTCTACCTGGAGCAGCTCACCGGCGCGCTCTACGTCGACAAGCCCGACGACGTGCGCGAGTACACCAAGGCGATGGGCATCCTGGACGGGGCCGCGCTCACGCCCGCCCAGTCCCTCGACTGGCTGCGGGAGTTCCAGCGCGAGCTGTGA
- a CDS encoding acyl-CoA dehydrogenase produces MGHYKSNLRDIEFNLFEVLGRDQVYGSGLFADMDGGTAREILAELARLAENELAESFTEADRNPPVFDPVTHTAPIPASFRKSYQAFMDAEYWRLGLPEEIGGTTAPRSLVWSYAELVLGANPALWMYSSGPAFAGVLYEEGTEEQRKIAALAVERRWGSTMVLTEPDAGSDVGAGRTRAVEQADGSWHVEGVKRFITSGEHDLSENILHYVLARPEGAGPGTKGLSLFLVPKYEFDHETGELGERNGVYATNVEHKMGLKASNTCEMTFGGDRPARGWLVGGKHDGIRQMFRIIEFARMMVGTKAIATLSTGYLNALEYAKERVQGPDLAQFTDKAAPKVTITHHPDVRRSLMTQKAYAEGMRALVLYTASVQDSIQAAEAAGEDASRLRGLNDLLLPIVKGYGSERSYEQLAQSLQTLGGSGYLQDYPIEQYIRDAKIDTLYEGTTAIQGQDFFFRKIVRDQGQALGAMSEEIGKFLAAGAGGEELAAAREQLARAAGDLEAIVGAMLTDLAATEQDVRSIYMVGLNTSRLLLASGDVVVGFLLLRGAAVAAEKLATASGRDKAFYAGKVAAARFFAATVLPGLATERALAEGVDLDVMDVPEDAF; encoded by the coding sequence ATGGGCCACTACAAGTCGAACCTCCGCGACATCGAGTTCAACCTCTTCGAGGTCCTGGGCCGCGACCAGGTCTACGGCAGCGGCCTCTTCGCCGACATGGACGGGGGCACCGCCCGCGAGATCCTGGCCGAGCTGGCCCGCCTGGCCGAGAACGAGCTGGCCGAGTCCTTCACCGAGGCGGACCGCAACCCGCCGGTCTTCGACCCGGTGACGCACACCGCCCCGATACCGGCGTCCTTCCGGAAGAGCTACCAGGCGTTCATGGACGCCGAGTACTGGCGGCTCGGCCTGCCCGAGGAGATCGGCGGCACCACGGCCCCGCGCTCCCTCGTCTGGTCCTACGCCGAGCTGGTGCTGGGCGCCAACCCGGCGCTGTGGATGTACTCCTCCGGGCCGGCCTTCGCCGGCGTCCTGTACGAGGAGGGCACCGAGGAGCAGCGGAAGATCGCGGCCCTCGCCGTCGAGAGGCGGTGGGGCTCCACCATGGTGCTCACCGAGCCGGACGCCGGCTCCGACGTGGGCGCCGGCCGCACCAGGGCCGTCGAGCAGGCGGACGGCAGCTGGCACGTCGAGGGCGTCAAGCGCTTCATCACCTCGGGCGAGCACGACCTGTCCGAGAACATCCTCCACTACGTGCTGGCCCGCCCCGAGGGCGCCGGCCCCGGCACCAAGGGCCTGTCGCTCTTCCTGGTGCCGAAGTACGAGTTCGACCACGAGACGGGCGAGCTGGGCGAGCGCAACGGCGTGTACGCCACCAACGTCGAGCACAAGATGGGCCTGAAGGCGTCCAACACCTGCGAGATGACCTTCGGCGGCGACCGCCCGGCCCGCGGCTGGCTGGTCGGCGGCAAGCACGACGGCATCCGGCAGATGTTCCGGATCATCGAGTTCGCCCGGATGATGGTCGGCACCAAGGCCATCGCCACCCTGTCCACCGGCTACCTCAACGCGCTGGAGTACGCCAAGGAGCGCGTCCAGGGCCCTGACCTGGCGCAGTTCACCGACAAGGCCGCGCCCAAGGTGACCATCACCCACCACCCGGACGTGCGCCGCTCCCTGATGACGCAGAAGGCGTACGCCGAGGGCATGCGCGCGCTGGTGCTCTACACGGCGAGCGTCCAGGACTCCATCCAGGCGGCCGAGGCGGCCGGCGAGGACGCGTCCCGGCTGCGCGGCCTGAACGACCTGCTGCTGCCGATCGTCAAGGGCTACGGCTCGGAGAGGTCCTACGAGCAGCTCGCGCAGTCGCTCCAAACGCTCGGCGGCTCCGGGTACCTCCAGGACTACCCGATCGAGCAGTACATCCGGGACGCCAAGATCGACACCCTCTACGAGGGCACCACCGCGATCCAGGGCCAGGACTTCTTCTTCCGGAAGATCGTCCGGGACCAGGGGCAGGCGCTGGGCGCGATGAGCGAGGAGATCGGGAAGTTCCTCGCCGCCGGCGCCGGCGGCGAGGAGCTGGCCGCCGCCCGCGAGCAGCTGGCGCGGGCCGCCGGCGACCTGGAGGCGATCGTCGGCGCCATGCTGACCGACCTGGCCGCCACCGAGCAGGACGTCCGCTCGATCTACATGGTCGGTCTGAACACCTCGCGGCTGCTGCTGGCCTCCGGTGACGTGGTCGTCGGCTTCCTGCTGCTGCGCGGCGCGGCGGTGGCCGCCGAGAAGCTTGCCACGGCCTCCGGCCGGGACAAGGCGTTCTACGCGGGCAAGGTCGCCGCGGCCCGGTTCTTCGCCGCCACCGTGCTGCCGGGCCTGGCCACCGAGCGGGCCCTGGCCGAGGGCGTCGACCTCGACGTCATGGACGTGCCCGAGGACGCCTTCTGA
- a CDS encoding M18 family aminopeptidase, with the protein MSTHPPAFDRSHTDDLAAYVQGAPTPYHAAATGAERLAEAGFRPAAETEQWEGGPGGWYVLRGGALIAWYVPEGATPTTPFRIVGAHTDSPNLRVKPQPDMGAQGWRQVAVEVYGGPLLNSWLDRDLGLAGRLALRGGETRLVDTGRPMLRVPQLAIHLDRSANDALTLDRQRHLQPVWGLGEPHEGELVAFLAEQAGLAVDDVLGWDLMAYEAQTPAYLGRDRELLASPRLDNLLSVHAGLAALAAAAGAGESPSIPVLAAFDHEETGSQSDTGAQGPLLGRVLERSVLARGGSAEDLHRALAGSVCVSSDVGHAIHPNYAERHDPTHHPRANGGPILKTNVNQRYATDAIGRAVFAEACERAGVPFQHFVSSNSVPCGTTIGPITAARHGITTVDVGVPILSMHSAREMCGADDPHLLAASLAAFLAG; encoded by the coding sequence ATGAGCACGCACCCTCCCGCTTTCGACCGCAGCCACACCGACGACCTCGCCGCCTACGTCCAAGGGGCCCCCACGCCCTACCACGCCGCCGCCACCGGCGCCGAGCGGCTGGCCGAGGCGGGCTTCCGACCGGCGGCCGAGACCGAGCAGTGGGAGGGCGGCCCCGGCGGCTGGTACGTGCTGCGGGGCGGGGCCCTCATCGCCTGGTACGTGCCGGAGGGCGCGACGCCCACGACGCCGTTCCGGATCGTCGGCGCCCACACCGACTCGCCGAACCTCCGGGTGAAGCCCCAGCCCGACATGGGCGCCCAGGGCTGGCGCCAGGTGGCCGTGGAGGTCTACGGCGGCCCGCTGCTCAACAGCTGGCTCGACCGCGACCTCGGCCTGGCCGGGCGGCTGGCGCTGCGCGGCGGCGAGACCCGCCTGGTGGACACCGGGCGGCCGATGCTGCGCGTCCCGCAGCTGGCCATCCACCTCGACCGCTCGGCCAATGACGCGCTCACCCTCGACCGGCAGCGCCACCTCCAGCCGGTGTGGGGCCTGGGCGAGCCGCACGAGGGCGAGCTGGTCGCCTTCCTGGCCGAGCAGGCCGGGCTGGCCGTCGACGACGTCCTCGGCTGGGACCTGATGGCCTACGAGGCGCAGACCCCCGCCTACCTGGGCCGGGACCGCGAGCTGCTGGCCTCGCCGCGGCTGGACAACCTGCTGTCGGTGCACGCCGGGCTGGCCGCGCTGGCCGCCGCGGCGGGCGCGGGCGAGTCGCCGTCCATCCCGGTGCTGGCCGCCTTCGACCACGAGGAGACCGGCAGCCAGTCCGACACCGGTGCGCAGGGCCCCCTGCTCGGCCGGGTGCTGGAGCGGTCCGTACTGGCCCGCGGCGGCTCCGCCGAGGACCTGCACCGGGCGCTGGCCGGCAGCGTGTGCGTCTCCTCGGACGTCGGCCACGCCATCCACCCGAACTACGCCGAGCGGCACGACCCCACCCACCACCCGCGCGCCAACGGCGGGCCCATCCTGAAGACGAACGTCAACCAGCGGTACGCCACCGACGCCATCGGCCGGGCTGTCTTCGCCGAGGCGTGCGAGCGGGCCGGGGTGCCGTTCCAGCACTTCGTGTCCAGCAACTCCGTGCCCTGCGGCACCACCATCGGCCCGATCACCGCGGCCCGGCACGGGATCACCACCGTGGACGTCGGCGTGCCGATCCTGTCCATGCACTCCGCCCGCGAGATGTGCGGCGCCGACGACCCGCACCTGCTGGCCGCCTCGCTCGCCGCCTTCCTGGCCGGCTGA
- the aspS gene encoding aspartate--tRNA ligase, translating to MHRYRSHTCGELRSTDVGTDVRLSGWLHNRRDLGGILFVDLRDHYGFTQLVVHPGSAVYEQLSGQSKESVLRVDGRVVARAAENVNPDLPTGGVEVEVASVEVLGAAEQLPFPVFPEDNANEEMRLTNRFLDLRRQRMHRNIMLRTQVIAFLRREMTALGFNEMATPILSATSPEGARDFLVPSRVHAGRFYALPQAPQQFKQLLMISGFDRYFQIAPCFRDEDSRADRSPGEFYQLDVEMSFVEQEDVFSVIEKVMTDLFTEFGGGRPVTSPFPRIPFREAMVKYGNDKPDLRTSLELVDVSDLFAGHAFKAFADKHVRALAVHDTADQPRKFFDGLGEYAVSLGAQGLAWVRVGENNALTGPIAKFLTEEDTAALLGAVGAKPGSAIFFGAGEFDEVSKIMGPVRVEAARRAGQFEENVFRFCWVVDFPMFERNEDTGGIEFSHNPFSMPQGGLEALETKDPLDILAWQYDIVCNGIELSSGAIRNHEPEVMYKAFEIAGYTRETVQAEFGGMLRAFHFGAPPHGGIAPGVDRMVMLLADEPNIRETIAFPLNQNAQDLLMGAPSEVEETRLRELHIQLRKPAKP from the coding sequence ATGCACCGGTACCGGTCCCACACCTGCGGAGAGCTGCGCAGCACCGACGTCGGCACCGACGTCCGCCTGTCCGGGTGGCTGCACAATCGCCGAGACCTGGGCGGCATCCTCTTCGTCGACCTGCGCGACCACTACGGCTTCACCCAGCTGGTGGTCCACCCGGGGTCGGCGGTCTACGAGCAGCTCAGCGGCCAGTCCAAGGAGTCCGTGCTGCGGGTGGACGGCCGGGTGGTGGCCCGCGCCGCGGAGAACGTCAACCCCGACCTGCCCACCGGCGGGGTCGAGGTCGAGGTGGCCTCCGTGGAGGTGCTGGGCGCCGCCGAGCAGCTGCCGTTCCCGGTCTTCCCGGAGGACAACGCCAACGAGGAGATGCGGCTCACCAACCGCTTCCTCGACCTGCGCCGCCAGCGCATGCACCGCAACATCATGCTGCGCACCCAGGTGATCGCCTTCCTGCGCCGCGAGATGACCGCGCTCGGCTTCAACGAGATGGCCACCCCGATCCTGTCGGCCACCTCCCCCGAGGGCGCCCGCGACTTCCTGGTGCCCTCCCGGGTGCACGCCGGCCGCTTCTACGCGCTGCCGCAGGCGCCGCAGCAGTTCAAGCAGCTGCTGATGATCTCCGGCTTCGACCGCTACTTCCAGATCGCGCCCTGCTTCCGCGACGAGGACTCCCGCGCCGACCGCTCGCCGGGCGAGTTCTACCAGCTCGACGTCGAGATGAGCTTCGTGGAGCAGGAGGACGTCTTCTCGGTCATCGAGAAGGTGATGACCGACCTGTTCACCGAGTTCGGCGGCGGCCGCCCGGTCACCTCGCCGTTCCCGCGCATCCCGTTCCGCGAGGCGATGGTCAAGTACGGCAACGACAAGCCGGACCTGCGCACCTCGCTGGAGCTGGTCGACGTCTCCGACCTCTTCGCCGGGCACGCCTTCAAGGCGTTCGCGGACAAGCACGTGCGGGCGCTGGCCGTGCACGACACCGCCGACCAGCCGCGGAAGTTCTTCGACGGCCTCGGCGAGTACGCCGTCTCCCTCGGCGCGCAGGGCCTGGCGTGGGTGCGGGTCGGCGAGAACAACGCGCTGACCGGCCCGATCGCGAAGTTCCTGACCGAGGAGGACACCGCGGCGCTGCTCGGCGCGGTGGGCGCCAAGCCCGGCAGCGCGATCTTCTTCGGCGCGGGCGAGTTCGACGAGGTCTCCAAGATCATGGGCCCGGTGCGGGTGGAGGCCGCCCGCCGGGCCGGGCAGTTCGAGGAGAACGTCTTCCGCTTCTGCTGGGTCGTCGACTTCCCGATGTTCGAGCGGAACGAGGACACCGGCGGGATCGAGTTCTCGCACAACCCCTTCTCCATGCCGCAGGGCGGCCTGGAGGCGCTGGAGACCAAGGACCCGCTGGACATCCTGGCCTGGCAGTACGACATCGTCTGCAACGGCATCGAGCTCTCCTCCGGCGCCATCCGGAACCACGAGCCCGAGGTCATGTACAAGGCGTTCGAGATCGCCGGGTACACCCGGGAGACCGTGCAGGCCGAGTTCGGCGGCATGCTGCGCGCCTTCCACTTCGGCGCGCCCCCGCACGGCGGCATCGCCCCGGGCGTCGACCGCATGGTGATGCTGCTCGCCGACGAGCCCAACATCCGCGAGACGATCGCCTTCCCGCTCAACCAGAACGCCCAGGACCTCCTCATGGGCGCCCCGTCCGAGGTCGAGGAGACCCGGCTGCGCGAGCTCCACATCCAGCTGCGCAAGCCCGCCAAGCCCTGA
- a CDS encoding ABC transporter substrate-binding protein produces the protein MTWAPEDTDATNMPGMPAMAKAIEAYVNAEGGINGRKLKVLTCNEHDDPVGVTTCEKQASDAGAVAVVGSYSEEGSSFISALEADDIPYIGGYGITEDEFQSLMSFPINGGLPALLAGSGLQLAQTCKRVRLVRPDSITGDQFPIFLDEGLNAAGKPDVDDMLAKDNSTDYTAVATQAVGDDLHSTCVSAVLGEHTSTFFDALRRVGDKQPKVQLSSVIGSVQQSVIDASGGAKSPLEGTRITSWYPPTSSPVWNEMKSVVNKYAFDDDAIDVADPGVQTTWIAYQVFTKVAAAMGTKVKVTAESVRRAMSATTGLSTGGLTPPLGWTDSDLLGIPEHSRMVNTKVVYQEVSNGRLVQYQPGFVDLTKTLRPSSYAPLKH, from the coding sequence ATGACCTGGGCCCCCGAGGACACCGACGCCACGAACATGCCCGGTATGCCGGCCATGGCCAAGGCGATCGAGGCGTACGTCAACGCCGAGGGCGGCATCAACGGCCGCAAGCTGAAGGTGCTCACCTGTAACGAGCACGACGACCCCGTCGGTGTCACCACGTGCGAGAAGCAGGCGTCGGACGCGGGCGCGGTGGCGGTCGTCGGCTCGTACAGCGAGGAGGGCAGCAGCTTCATCTCCGCCCTCGAAGCCGACGACATCCCCTACATCGGCGGGTACGGCATCACCGAGGACGAGTTCCAGAGCCTGATGTCCTTCCCGATCAACGGCGGCCTTCCCGCGCTGCTGGCCGGCAGCGGGCTGCAACTGGCGCAGACGTGCAAGCGGGTGCGGCTGGTCCGGCCCGACTCCATCACCGGCGACCAGTTCCCGATCTTCCTCGACGAGGGGCTGAACGCGGCGGGCAAGCCGGACGTCGACGACATGCTGGCCAAGGACAACTCGACCGACTACACCGCGGTGGCCACCCAGGCGGTCGGCGACGACCTCCACTCCACCTGCGTGTCGGCGGTGCTGGGCGAGCACACCAGCACCTTCTTCGACGCTCTGCGGCGGGTCGGCGACAAGCAGCCGAAGGTGCAGCTGTCGTCGGTGATCGGCAGCGTGCAGCAGTCGGTGATCGACGCGAGCGGCGGGGCGAAGAGCCCCCTGGAAGGCACCAGGATCACCAGCTGGTACCCGCCGACCTCGTCCCCCGTGTGGAACGAGATGAAGTCGGTGGTCAACAAGTACGCCTTCGACGACGACGCCATCGACGTGGCCGACCCCGGGGTGCAGACGACCTGGATCGCCTACCAGGTGTTCACGAAGGTGGCGGCCGCCATGGGCACCAAGGTGAAGGTCACCGCCGAAAGCGTGCGCCGCGCGATGAGCGCCACCACCGGGCTGTCCACGGGCGGCCTGACCCCGCCCCTGGGCTGGACCGACAGCGACCTGCTGGGCATCCCGGAGCACTCGCGGATGGTCAACACCAAGGTGGTGTACCAGGAGGTGAGCAACGGGCGGCTGGTGCAGTACCAGCCGGGCTTCGTGGACCTCACCAAGACGCTCAGGCCGTCCTCGTACGCGCCCCTGAAGCACTGA
- a CDS encoding pirin family protein gives MPAVTVENPLTLPRVTAPAEAHPRRVLSVSTAPSGLEGEGFPVRRAFAGIDYRHLDPFILMDQMGEVEYQAGEPKGTPWHPHRGFETVTYIMDGTFIHQDSHGGGGTITNGDTQWMTAGSGLLHIETPPESLVMSGGLFHGLQLWVNLPKSAKMIAPKYQDLRAGGLKLLTSGDGGALIRLIAGDLDGHTGPGATHTPITMIHLTLTAGASVTLPWRQDFNALAYGLAGNGFAGSESRPFTMGQAVVFGPGGAAGGDSLTLRADTVQDSRSSSFEVVLLGGRPIREPMMQYGPFVMNTHTELAQAFDDFQAGRLGSIPADSPHGRN, from the coding sequence ATGCCTGCCGTGACCGTTGAGAACCCGCTGACCCTGCCGCGCGTGACCGCGCCCGCCGAGGCCCACCCGCGCCGCGTCCTGTCCGTCTCCACCGCGCCGAGCGGCCTGGAGGGCGAGGGGTTCCCGGTTCGCCGGGCGTTCGCCGGCATCGACTACCGGCACCTGGACCCGTTCATCCTCATGGACCAGATGGGTGAGGTCGAGTACCAGGCCGGCGAGCCCAAGGGCACCCCGTGGCACCCGCACCGCGGGTTCGAGACGGTGACGTACATCATGGACGGCACCTTCATCCACCAGGACAGCCACGGTGGCGGCGGCACCATCACCAACGGCGACACCCAGTGGATGACCGCGGGCTCCGGCCTGCTGCACATCGAGACGCCGCCCGAGTCCCTGGTGATGAGCGGCGGCCTCTTCCACGGCCTCCAGCTGTGGGTGAACCTGCCGAAGTCCGCCAAGATGATCGCGCCGAAGTACCAGGACCTGCGCGCCGGCGGCCTGAAGCTGCTGACCTCCGGCGACGGCGGCGCGCTGATCCGGCTGATCGCGGGCGACCTCGACGGCCACACCGGCCCCGGCGCCACCCACACCCCGATCACCATGATCCACCTGACGCTGACCGCGGGTGCCTCGGTCACGCTGCCCTGGCGGCAGGACTTCAACGCGCTCGCCTACGGCCTGGCCGGCAACGGCTTCGCCGGCTCGGAGTCCCGCCCCTTCACGATGGGCCAGGCGGTCGTCTTCGGCCCCGGCGGCGCGGCCGGCGGTGACTCGCTCACCCTGCGCGCCGACACCGTCCAGGACTCGCGCAGCTCCTCCTTCGAGGTCGTCCTGCTCGGTGGCCGGCCGATCCGCGAGCCGATGATGCAGTACGGGCCGTTCGTCATGAACACCCACACCGAGCTGGCCCAGGCGTTCGACGACTTCCAGGCCGGCCGCCTCGGCAGCATCCCGGCCGACTCGCCGCACGGCCGCAACTGA
- a CDS encoding DUF397 domain-containing protein, giving the protein MARVQNGMAAEDLTGVVWQKSRHSNANGTCMEFAALPDGEVAVRNSRFPEGPALVYTRAEIESMIIGVKAGEFDHLMP; this is encoded by the coding sequence ATGGCCCGGGTACAGAATGGAATGGCGGCGGAGGATCTGACCGGCGTGGTCTGGCAGAAGAGCCGCCACAGTAATGCCAATGGCACATGCATGGAGTTCGCCGCCCTCCCGGACGGCGAGGTGGCGGTGCGCAATTCGCGGTTCCCGGAGGGTCCGGCGCTGGTTTACACCCGGGCCGAGATCGAATCGATGATCATCGGAGTCAAGGCCGGGGAGTTCGACCACCTCATGCCGTGA
- a CDS encoding ATP-binding SpoIIE family protein phosphatase — protein MAANLSMPGFSPDGLAVFGVDGDHLTVIGHHGQELTAAFAAPLPLDKDYPAAAVIRSGQAVYVTSPEAYRRMYPESWPMVEPFGRSSWAYLPLTVAGTTIGAWMAGFRDPVEFTPDERSVLSTVARMLAQALSRAHLHESERELSDGLQRTMLPTREPQIDGMAMAARYVPTGGGLQVGGDWYDVIELPSGRTALVIGDVQGHDVRAAGIMGQLRIALRAYAAEGHSPDAVLSRASRFLYGLADGGADPDDPRFATCLYIEVDPADGTLQVARAGHPEPAVRLADGTTILRTTSEGPPLGVQFDTDYPTTRLVLEPGEVLLLCTDGLIETGGHDMDSGWRRLCEVFEVGPAEALEELADSLVQAVHGPSSHRTTGPLADRREDDVALLLLRRDPDGPTCAVPERRTVLTVPQADPGQIRSARDDVRAMLHDWSSADQFESAVLLVSELVTNVLVHTDGNATLIARVTGMPGTRRLHVEVSDGSDDMPHRRDPGELASSGRGLFLIEELADAWGVDPQGDGKSIWFDLFETRSPEGGTRSPEGRPDRP, from the coding sequence GTGGCGGCCAACCTCTCCATGCCCGGCTTCTCCCCCGACGGCCTGGCCGTCTTCGGCGTCGACGGCGACCACCTCACCGTGATCGGCCACCACGGCCAGGAGCTGACGGCGGCGTTCGCCGCCCCCCTCCCGCTGGACAAGGACTACCCGGCGGCCGCGGTGATCCGCAGCGGCCAGGCGGTCTACGTCACCAGCCCCGAGGCGTACCGGCGGATGTACCCGGAGAGCTGGCCGATGGTGGAGCCGTTCGGCCGCAGCTCCTGGGCGTACCTGCCGCTGACCGTCGCCGGCACCACGATCGGCGCGTGGATGGCGGGCTTCCGGGACCCGGTGGAGTTCACCCCCGACGAGCGCTCGGTGCTCTCCACCGTGGCGCGGATGCTGGCGCAGGCCCTGTCCAGGGCGCATCTGCACGAGTCGGAGCGGGAGCTGTCCGACGGACTCCAGCGCACCATGCTGCCCACCCGCGAGCCGCAGATCGACGGGATGGCGATGGCCGCCCGCTACGTGCCGACCGGCGGCGGCCTCCAGGTCGGCGGCGACTGGTACGACGTGATCGAGCTGCCCTCGGGCCGCACCGCGCTGGTCATCGGCGACGTGCAGGGCCACGACGTACGGGCCGCGGGCATCATGGGCCAGCTGCGGATCGCGCTGCGGGCGTACGCCGCCGAGGGCCACAGCCCCGACGCTGTGCTCTCCCGCGCCTCCCGGTTCCTGTACGGGCTCGCCGACGGCGGCGCCGACCCGGACGACCCGCGCTTCGCGACCTGCCTCTACATCGAGGTCGACCCGGCCGACGGCACGCTCCAGGTGGCCCGGGCCGGGCATCCGGAGCCCGCGGTGCGGCTGGCCGACGGCACCACGATCCTGCGCACCACCTCGGAGGGCCCGCCGCTGGGCGTGCAGTTCGACACCGACTACCCCACCACCCGGCTGGTGCTGGAGCCCGGCGAGGTGCTGCTGCTGTGCACCGACGGCCTGATCGAGACCGGCGGCCACGACATGGACAGCGGGTGGCGGCGGCTGTGCGAGGTCTTCGAGGTCGGGCCGGCCGAGGCGCTGGAGGAGCTGGCCGACTCCCTGGTGCAGGCGGTGCACGGGCCGTCCTCGCACCGCACCACCGGGCCGCTGGCCGACCGCCGCGAGGACGACGTCGCGCTGCTGCTGCTCCGCCGCGACCCGGACGGCCCCACCTGCGCCGTCCCCGAGCGGCGCACCGTCCTCACCGTCCCGCAGGCGGATCCGGGGCAGATCCGCTCGGCCCGCGACGACGTCCGGGCGATGCTGCACGACTGGAGCTCGGCCGACCAGTTCGAGTCGGCCGTGCTGCTGGTGTCCGAGCTGGTCACGAACGTGCTGGTGCACACCGACGGCAACGCGACCCTGATCGCCAGGGTGACGGGGATGCCGGGCACCCGGCGGCTGCACGTCGAGGTCTCGGACGGCTCCGACGACATGCCGCACCGCCGCGACCCCGGCGAGCTGGCCTCCTCCGGCCGCGGCCTGTTCCTCATCGAGGAGCTGGCCGACGCGTGGGGGGTGGACCCGCAGGGCGACGGCAAGTCGATCTGGTTCGACCTCTTCGAGACCCGCTCCCCGGAGGGCGGGACCCGTTCCCCGGAGGGCCGGCCGGACCGCCCCTGA
- a CDS encoding SseB family protein, whose amino-acid sequence MYGYEQSGNPGMGGPMGGQPMGAPMGGGYEQSPAYPEPSPPSLADAVRAFTTGAMAAEDFQAIFATSKVYCPRGDNPGFLALHDTQQPVIPMFTSLKELRRYAGKESKYFVITGAEVLDLLPTGYGFVLDIEGRHRMVFDAKAVEQMVDFTMRRMYG is encoded by the coding sequence GTGTACGGCTACGAGCAGAGCGGCAATCCCGGAATGGGCGGTCCCATGGGTGGGCAGCCCATGGGCGCGCCCATGGGTGGGGGCTACGAGCAGTCGCCGGCCTACCCCGAGCCCTCCCCGCCCTCGCTGGCCGACGCGGTGCGGGCCTTCACCACGGGGGCGATGGCCGCGGAGGACTTCCAGGCGATCTTCGCCACGTCCAAGGTGTACTGCCCCCGGGGCGACAACCCCGGCTTCCTCGCGCTCCACGACACCCAGCAGCCGGTGATCCCGATGTTCACCTCGCTGAAGGAGCTGCGGCGGTACGCGGGCAAGGAGTCCAAGTACTTCGTCATCACCGGCGCCGAGGTGCTCGACCTGCTGCCGACCGGCTACGGCTTCGTCCTGGACATCGAGGGCCGCCACCGGATGGTCTTCGACGCGAAGGCCGTCGAGCAGATGGTGGACTTCACCATGCGCCGGATGTACGGCTGA